A genomic window from Rhizobium sp. 007 includes:
- a CDS encoding glyoxalase superfamily protein codes for MTTYLTSDELKAQAKRLRQAMETRGTAISHSAALELVAQQHGVRDWNTLSALATKPNAVPIAALSVGSHVRGRYLNQPFTGKVLALAETGGGLHKITIHFDEPVDVVTFESFSAFRQRINAQIDTNGVSPRKTSNGQPHLVLDI; via the coding sequence ATGACGACCTATCTTACCAGCGATGAACTGAAGGCGCAGGCAAAGCGGCTTCGCCAGGCGATGGAAACACGCGGTACTGCGATTTCGCACAGTGCCGCGCTCGAACTCGTTGCCCAGCAACACGGCGTGCGCGATTGGAATACGCTTTCGGCTCTCGCAACGAAGCCGAACGCCGTTCCCATCGCCGCGCTCTCCGTCGGCTCGCACGTGCGCGGCCGCTACCTGAACCAGCCGTTTACCGGCAAGGTTCTGGCACTCGCAGAGACCGGCGGTGGGCTTCACAAGATCACCATCCATTTCGATGAACCGGTGGATGTCGTGACCTTCGAGAGCTTCTCCGCGTTCCGGCAGCGCATCAACGCGCAGATTGACACGAACGGCGTCTCGCCGCGGAAGACATCGAACGGCCAGCCGCATCTGGTACTCGATATCTAG
- a CDS encoding DUF1127 domain-containing protein, which produces MRSSSFIPSRRFRSTHAMQAWLLAILIAAARWMAERRNRNALLELSDDQLKDIGLSRGQTESDVHVYSRY; this is translated from the coding sequence ATGCGCAGCTCAAGCTTCATCCCGTCCCGACGGTTCCGTTCCACGCATGCGATGCAGGCGTGGCTGCTTGCAATCCTCATCGCGGCAGCGCGCTGGATGGCCGAACGGCGCAATCGCAACGCCCTGCTCGAGCTTTCAGACGACCAGCTCAAGGATATCGGTCTTTCGCGCGGCCAGACCGAAAGCGACGTCCATGTCTATTCACGCTACTGA
- the iolC gene encoding 5-dehydro-2-deoxygluconokinase, with amino-acid sequence MAHSNPGLQPEPSLDVITIGRSSVDLYGQQIGSRLEDIGSFAKSVGGCPANIAIGTARLGLKSGLITRVGNEQMGRFIIEQSAREGVETKGIRTDNERLTALVLLAVEAEGVSPMIFYRSDCADMALDEGDIDEDFIQSSRAVLVSGTHFSRPNTEAAQRKAIRIAKANGRKVIFDIDYRPNLWGLAGHAEGFERYVKSDRVSSKMKETLPDCDLIVGTEEEILIASGADDVLGALKEIRRLSPATIVLKRGAMGCIVYDGPIADDLEAGIIGQGFPIEVFNVLGAGDAFMSGFLRGWLKDEPLKTCATWANACGAFAVSRLLCSPEYPTWAELDFFLKNGSEHRALRKDEAINHIHWASTRKGDIPLLMALAIDHRSQLTSVCDELGVDYKKIVAFKRLAVEAAARVAGGRDGYGMLIDERFGRDAFFDAASKNFSWIGRPVELPGSKPLRFEFSQDIGSQLVEWPLDHCIKCLCFYHPDDPTDLKSKQQEKLRTLFEAARKVGRELLVEIIASKNGPLTDDTISTAMEELYALGIKPDWWKLEPQASMAAWRKIDAVIAKNDPWCRGIVLLGLEAPAEELVKGFEATLAAPSVKGFAVGRTIFADAARAWLSGNMNDEEAIADMAGRFRRLTEAWLKTRGLH; translated from the coding sequence ATGGCACATTCGAATCCGGGTCTGCAGCCCGAGCCGTCTCTTGATGTAATCACCATCGGCCGCTCTTCCGTCGATCTCTATGGCCAGCAGATCGGTTCGCGGCTGGAGGACATCGGCTCGTTCGCCAAATCCGTCGGCGGCTGCCCTGCCAATATCGCCATCGGCACGGCGCGCCTCGGCCTCAAGTCCGGCCTGATCACCCGCGTCGGCAACGAACAGATGGGCCGCTTCATCATCGAGCAGTCGGCGCGCGAAGGTGTGGAAACTAAGGGTATCCGGACAGACAACGAACGGCTGACGGCACTCGTGCTGCTTGCGGTGGAAGCAGAAGGCGTTTCGCCGATGATCTTCTATCGCTCGGACTGCGCCGACATGGCGCTCGACGAAGGCGATATCGACGAGGACTTCATCCAGTCGTCACGCGCGGTTCTCGTGTCCGGCACACATTTCTCGCGACCGAACACTGAGGCTGCGCAGCGAAAGGCGATCCGGATCGCCAAGGCCAATGGCCGCAAGGTGATCTTCGACATCGACTACCGGCCGAATCTCTGGGGGCTTGCCGGCCATGCCGAAGGCTTCGAGCGCTATGTGAAGTCCGACCGCGTCTCTTCGAAGATGAAGGAGACGCTGCCGGATTGCGATCTCATCGTCGGCACCGAGGAGGAAATCCTGATCGCCTCCGGCGCGGATGACGTGCTCGGCGCGCTCAAGGAAATCCGCCGCCTCTCGCCGGCAACGATCGTGCTGAAGCGCGGCGCGATGGGATGCATCGTCTACGACGGACCGATTGCCGACGATCTGGAAGCAGGCATCATCGGCCAGGGCTTCCCGATCGAGGTCTTCAACGTGCTCGGCGCCGGCGACGCCTTCATGTCCGGCTTCCTGCGCGGCTGGCTGAAGGACGAGCCGCTGAAGACCTGCGCCACCTGGGCCAATGCATGCGGCGCCTTTGCCGTCTCCCGCCTGCTCTGCTCGCCGGAATATCCGACCTGGGCGGAGCTCGATTTCTTCCTGAAGAACGGTAGCGAGCACCGCGCGCTACGCAAGGACGAGGCGATCAACCACATTCACTGGGCTTCGACGCGCAAGGGCGATATTCCGCTGCTGATGGCGCTCGCCATCGACCATCGGTCGCAACTCACCAGCGTTTGCGACGAGTTGGGCGTCGACTACAAGAAGATCGTCGCCTTCAAGCGGCTGGCCGTCGAAGCGGCAGCGCGCGTTGCCGGCGGCCGCGACGGCTACGGCATGCTGATCGACGAGCGGTTCGGCCGTGACGCCTTCTTCGATGCGGCGAGCAAGAATTTCTCTTGGATCGGACGGCCGGTCGAATTGCCGGGTTCGAAGCCACTGCGCTTCGAGTTCAGCCAGGATATCGGCTCGCAGCTTGTCGAATGGCCGCTCGACCACTGCATCAAGTGCCTGTGCTTCTATCATCCAGATGATCCGACCGATCTAAAGAGCAAGCAGCAGGAGAAGCTGCGCACACTCTTCGAGGCCGCGCGCAAGGTCGGCCGCGAACTGCTGGTGGAAATCATCGCCAGCAAGAACGGCCCGCTGACCGACGACACGATCTCGACGGCGATGGAAGAGCTTTACGCGCTCGGTATCAAGCCGGACTGGTGGAAGCTGGAGCCGCAGGCCTCGATGGCTGCCTGGAGGAAGATCGACGCCGTGATCGCCAAGAACGATCCGTGGTGCCGCGGTATCGTGCTGCTCGGGCTGGAGGCGCCGGCCGAAGAGCTCGTGAAGGGCTTCGAGGCAACGCTTGCCGCCCCTTCGGTAAAAGGCTTTGCCGTCGGCCGCACCATCTTTGCCGATGCGGCGCGCGCCTGGCTCTCCGGCAATATGAATGACGAGGAAGCAATCGCCGACATGGCCGGACGCTTCCGCCGACTGACCGAGGCCTGGTTGAAAACCCGCGGCCTGCATTAA
- a CDS encoding host attachment family protein: MADIKVPWESWVVVCDGAKALIMRNAGNALLMNLQVHETLSQPSEPTRELGTDKPGRAHAPDGTSGSAMEQTDWQEQAEADFLRRIAAKLDKLVRERNGSRIILVAPPKALGTLRPNLSAEAQAAISAEVPKDYTNMPVDEIERRLAA, encoded by the coding sequence ATGGCTGACATCAAAGTGCCGTGGGAATCATGGGTCGTGGTCTGTGATGGTGCGAAGGCTTTGATCATGCGCAATGCAGGCAATGCGCTTCTCATGAACCTGCAGGTGCATGAAACGCTGAGCCAACCAAGCGAGCCTACCCGCGAACTCGGCACCGATAAGCCAGGACGGGCCCATGCTCCTGACGGCACGAGCGGCAGCGCCATGGAGCAAACAGACTGGCAGGAGCAGGCGGAAGCCGATTTTTTGAGGCGGATCGCCGCGAAGTTGGATAAGCTGGTCCGTGAAAGGAACGGTAGCCGCATCATCCTGGTTGCGCCGCCCAAGGCGCTCGGTACTTTGAGACCGAACCTGAGCGCCGAAGCCCAGGCAGCCATCTCCGCGGAAGTCCCCAAGGATTATACCAACATGCCGGTCGATGAGATCGAGCGCCGCCTGGCTGCCTGA
- the iolE gene encoding myo-inosose-2 dehydratase — protein sequence MIRYGTNPIAWSNDDDRTIGAHLTLEDCLSDCEKIGFDGIEKGHKMPSDGHELKKVLAAHKLVFVSGWHSLNLLDHSVEDEKQAIQPHLDMLKANDCKVCIVCETSNAIHGNDSKALTDKPALADDQWKKFGADIEAIAQYCADQGIDLVYHHHMGTVVQTGAEIDKLMDNTGPATKLLLDTGHAWFGGSDPVDVAKKYMHRVRHIHAKNVRPKIRDQVEGDKLSFLEGVRRGVFTVPGDKEGGVDFLPVLRVAAEHGYEGWLVIEAEQDPLKRNPFEYQSMGLKALKGFAKEAGLDKG from the coding sequence ATGATCCGCTACGGGACCAACCCCATCGCCTGGAGCAATGACGACGACCGCACGATCGGCGCGCATTTGACGCTCGAGGACTGCCTCAGCGATTGCGAGAAGATCGGCTTCGACGGCATCGAGAAGGGCCACAAGATGCCGTCCGACGGCCACGAACTGAAGAAAGTGCTCGCCGCGCACAAGCTCGTCTTCGTATCCGGCTGGCACTCGCTGAACCTGCTCGACCACAGTGTCGAGGACGAGAAACAAGCGATCCAGCCGCATCTCGACATGCTCAAGGCCAATGATTGCAAGGTGTGCATCGTCTGCGAAACGTCGAACGCCATCCACGGCAACGACAGCAAAGCTCTCACCGACAAGCCGGCTCTCGCCGACGATCAGTGGAAGAAGTTCGGCGCCGATATCGAGGCGATCGCGCAATATTGCGCGGATCAGGGGATCGATCTCGTCTATCATCACCATATGGGCACGGTCGTGCAGACAGGCGCCGAGATCGACAAGCTGATGGACAATACCGGACCGGCAACGAAGCTGCTGCTCGACACGGGACATGCCTGGTTCGGCGGCAGCGATCCCGTGGACGTCGCGAAGAAGTACATGCACCGCGTCCGCCATATCCACGCGAAGAACGTCCGCCCAAAAATCCGCGATCAGGTCGAGGGTGACAAGCTCTCCTTCCTCGAAGGCGTGCGCCGCGGCGTCTTTACGGTCCCCGGCGACAAGGAGGGCGGCGTCGATTTCCTGCCGGTCCTTAGGGTCGCCGCCGAACACGGTTACGAGGGCTGGCTGGTTATCGAAGCCGAGCAGGACCCGCTCAAGCGCAATCCGTTCGAGTATCAGTCGATGGGGCTGAAGGCACTGAAGGGTTTTGCGAAGGAAGCTGGGTTGGACAAGGGCTGA
- a CDS encoding pilus protein PilZ yields the protein MSMLRATHLATVRSEVYDVRWEQFNVRRPARIVAVRPCLTGISLRSAEILDISRGGATFVVSSAAGLPKHYYLNILGLAYRIGCAEVHRNNERIGVRFINTLDPEVLRRVVRADFMAGNLEAIEAYRAPRIESRP from the coding sequence ATGTCCATGCTCCGAGCAACCCACCTTGCTACGGTCAGATCGGAAGTTTACGACGTACGCTGGGAACAGTTCAACGTGCGGCGCCCGGCCCGCATCGTCGCCGTCCGCCCGTGCCTGACCGGCATCTCGCTTCGAAGCGCGGAGATCCTGGATATTTCCCGCGGCGGCGCCACCTTCGTCGTCTCGTCGGCGGCCGGGCTGCCGAAACACTACTATCTCAACATTCTCGGCCTTGCCTATCGCATCGGCTGCGCGGAGGTGCACCGCAACAACGAGCGCATCGGTGTCCGCTTCATCAACACGCTGGACCCCGAAGTGCTTCGGCGCGTCGTGCGCGCCGACTTCATGGCCGGCAATCTCGAAGCGATCGAAGCGTATCGCGCACCGCGTATCGAAAGCAGACCGTAA
- a CDS encoding MurR/RpiR family transcriptional regulator: protein MDNDTKRFVRVPRDFESLRSTIIERKASMPKRLAQVAAFALGNPDEIAFGTTASIAVASDVQPSTLVRLARHLGYEGFSDLQSIFRERLRDRTLSYEERLATLERSEGDEDANLLSGFIAAATQSINRMAATVETETFTRAVDILAAADTIYLIAKRRSYPLTAHMTYALSKLGIRHQIVASPNGVDPEMVQFATPKDAAIAASFSPYAADSLSQAEGLADRGVPVVAITDSAFSPLAARAACWFEVAEADFAGFRSLSASMALVMALPVAIAERRRKLHHPKTAKEKME, encoded by the coding sequence ATGGATAACGACACCAAGAGATTTGTGCGCGTGCCACGCGATTTCGAAAGCCTGCGCAGCACGATCATCGAGCGCAAGGCAAGCATGCCGAAGCGGTTGGCCCAGGTCGCCGCCTTTGCGCTCGGCAATCCGGACGAGATTGCCTTCGGCACGACGGCGAGCATCGCGGTGGCTTCGGACGTCCAGCCGTCGACGCTGGTGCGGCTCGCCCGTCACCTCGGCTATGAAGGCTTCTCCGATCTCCAGAGTATTTTCCGCGAGCGGCTGCGCGACCGGACGCTGAGCTACGAGGAGCGCCTCGCCACGCTGGAGCGATCCGAAGGTGACGAAGATGCCAATCTGCTTTCAGGGTTCATCGCCGCGGCCACCCAATCCATCAACCGCATGGCGGCGACCGTCGAGACGGAGACCTTCACCAGGGCCGTCGATATCCTGGCGGCGGCAGACACCATATATCTTATAGCGAAACGCCGCTCCTATCCGCTTACGGCGCATATGACATATGCCCTTTCGAAACTTGGCATCCGCCACCAGATCGTCGCTTCGCCGAATGGGGTCGATCCGGAGATGGTGCAGTTCGCAACGCCGAAGGATGCGGCGATCGCCGCCAGCTTCTCGCCCTACGCTGCCGACAGCCTCAGCCAGGCTGAAGGGTTGGCCGATCGCGGCGTGCCGGTCGTCGCGATAACCGATTCGGCTTTCTCGCCGCTTGCGGCCCGCGCCGCCTGCTGGTTCGAGGTTGCCGAAGCTGACTTTGCCGGCTTCCGCTCGCTTTCCGCCTCCATGGCGCTGGTGATGGCGCTGCCGGTGGCGATCGCCGAGCGCCGGCGCAAACTTCACCATCCCAAAACCGCAAAAGAGAAAATGGAATAA
- the iolD gene encoding 3D-(3,5/4)-trihydroxycyclohexane-1,2-dione acylhydrolase (decyclizing): MGKTIRLTMAQAVAHFLKKQMTVVDGKKVPIFGGVWAIFGHGNVAGIGEALYQVRGELPTYRAHNEQGMAHAAIAYAKASFRQRFMACTTSIGPGALNMVTAAGVAHVNRIPVLFLPGDVFANRAPDPVLQQIEDWGDGTVSANDAFRAVSRYFDRITRPEQIITALKRAMQVLTDPLDCGPVTLSLCQDVQAEAFDYPESLFEEKVWTIRRPQPDADELTSAITLIKSAEKPVIISGGGVLYSQATQELKAFVEAHGIPVVVSQAGKSSIDERHPLALGSVGVTGTSAANAIAEETDLIIAIGTRCQDFTTGSWALFKNDKLKILGLNIAAYDAHKHDGQPLIADAREGLKALSKGLGGWKAPAALTERATTEKNIWMDAANKAMASTNAALPSDAQVIGAVTRSIELEKAIGLCAAGGLPGEMHKLWPATAPGSYHMEYGFSCMGYEVAGGLGTKMANPDKEVFVLVGDGSYMMLNSELATSVMMGIKVNVVLLDNRGYGCINRLQMETGGANFNNLLKDSYHQVMPEIDFRAHAESMGAIAVKVSSIAELERAIADSKKNDRTSVFVIDTDPLITTEAGGHWWDVAVPEVSPREQVNKARKNYVEARKHQR, translated from the coding sequence ATGGGCAAGACGATCCGATTGACGATGGCGCAGGCGGTTGCGCATTTCCTGAAGAAGCAGATGACTGTCGTCGACGGCAAGAAGGTGCCGATCTTCGGTGGCGTCTGGGCGATCTTCGGCCACGGCAATGTCGCCGGCATCGGCGAAGCGCTCTATCAGGTGCGCGGCGAGCTGCCGACCTATCGCGCACATAACGAACAGGGCATGGCGCATGCGGCGATCGCCTATGCAAAAGCAAGCTTCCGCCAGCGGTTCATGGCCTGCACGACCTCGATCGGCCCCGGCGCATTGAATATGGTGACGGCGGCCGGCGTCGCACATGTCAACCGCATCCCGGTGCTCTTCCTGCCGGGCGATGTCTTCGCCAACCGCGCGCCCGATCCGGTGCTGCAGCAGATCGAGGACTGGGGCGACGGCACGGTTTCGGCCAACGACGCCTTTCGCGCGGTCTCGCGCTACTTCGACCGCATTACCCGCCCCGAGCAGATCATCACGGCGCTGAAGCGCGCCATGCAGGTCTTGACCGATCCGCTGGACTGCGGCCCGGTGACGCTTTCCCTCTGCCAAGACGTCCAGGCGGAAGCCTTCGACTATCCGGAGAGCCTCTTCGAAGAAAAGGTCTGGACGATCCGCCGTCCGCAGCCGGACGCCGATGAACTGACCTCTGCGATCACGCTGATCAAATCCGCCGAAAAGCCGGTGATCATCTCCGGCGGCGGCGTGCTCTATTCACAGGCGACGCAGGAACTTAAAGCCTTCGTCGAGGCCCACGGCATTCCCGTCGTCGTCAGCCAGGCCGGCAAATCCTCGATCGACGAGCGCCACCCTCTGGCGCTTGGCTCCGTCGGCGTCACCGGCACTTCGGCTGCCAACGCCATTGCCGAGGAAACCGATCTCATCATCGCCATCGGCACCCGCTGCCAGGACTTCACGACCGGCTCCTGGGCGCTGTTCAAGAACGACAAGCTGAAGATCCTCGGCCTCAACATCGCCGCCTACGATGCCCACAAGCATGACGGTCAGCCGCTGATCGCCGACGCCCGCGAAGGCCTGAAGGCGCTGTCGAAAGGGCTTGGCGGCTGGAAGGCACCGGCGGCACTCACGGAAAGGGCGACGACGGAAAAGAACATCTGGATGGATGCTGCCAACAAGGCGATGGCTTCCACCAATGCCGCCCTGCCCTCGGATGCGCAGGTGATCGGCGCGGTGACGCGCTCGATCGAACTGGAAAAGGCGATCGGCCTTTGCGCCGCAGGCGGCCTGCCGGGCGAGATGCACAAGCTGTGGCCAGCAACAGCCCCCGGCAGCTACCACATGGAATACGGCTTCTCCTGCATGGGTTACGAGGTCGCCGGCGGCCTCGGCACCAAGATGGCGAACCCCGATAAGGAGGTTTTCGTTCTCGTCGGTGACGGCTCCTATATGATGCTGAACTCCGAGCTCGCAACCTCGGTGATGATGGGCATCAAGGTGAACGTCGTCCTGCTCGACAACCGCGGCTACGGCTGCATCAACCGCCTGCAGATGGAAACGGGCGGTGCGAACTTCAACAACCTGCTGAAGGACTCCTACCACCAGGTGATGCCGGAAATCGACTTCCGGGCGCATGCCGAGAGCATGGGCGCCATCGCGGTCAAGGTTTCTTCGATTGCCGAACTGGAGAGGGCGATTGCCGATTCGAAGAAGAACGACCGTACCTCGGTCTTCGTCATCGATACCGACCCGCTGATCACGACAGAAGCCGGCGGTCACTGGTGGGATGTCGCCGTTCCTGAGGTCAGCCCGCGCGAACAGGTCAACAAGGCGCGCAAGAACTATGTCGAAGCGCGCAAGCATCAACGCTAA
- a CDS encoding helix-turn-helix domain-containing protein, which yields MPQISTALLLKTKTVTIRDIVCSGECRHKSGEECAHRTSLVYPYRGVFMRHAGRNDAVAEANQMLFFNAGQGYRISHPVEGGDACIDLAIDESVLAELAPKEQVQAGELLSFRRQRRRIDPRAQALVALLRHGLHRKAAEPLEAETLALTLVRRSLGERTSHAAGASAGRQKLVDRAKLVLSSDLARRWTLAEIAKEVGVSPVYLTQVFQQVEATPLYRYQLRLRLARALDLLGKYEDLTALGLDLGFSSHSHFSASFKQAFGQTPAEFQRLARLR from the coding sequence ATGCCGCAGATATCAACCGCCCTGCTCTTGAAGACGAAGACCGTGACGATTCGTGACATCGTCTGCAGTGGGGAGTGCCGTCACAAGAGCGGCGAGGAATGCGCCCACAGGACAAGCCTCGTCTACCCCTATCGCGGCGTCTTCATGCGCCATGCCGGCCGCAACGATGCGGTGGCCGAAGCCAACCAGATGCTGTTCTTCAATGCCGGCCAGGGTTACCGGATCAGCCATCCGGTCGAAGGCGGCGATGCCTGCATCGATCTGGCGATCGACGAATCCGTCCTTGCAGAGCTTGCGCCGAAGGAGCAGGTGCAGGCAGGCGAACTCCTCTCCTTCCGCCGCCAGCGCCGCCGGATCGATCCGCGCGCTCAGGCGCTGGTTGCGCTGCTGCGCCATGGCCTACACCGGAAAGCAGCCGAGCCGCTTGAGGCCGAGACACTGGCGCTGACACTCGTGCGCCGCTCGCTCGGCGAGCGCACCTCGCATGCCGCAGGCGCCAGCGCCGGACGGCAGAAGCTGGTCGACCGGGCAAAGCTCGTGCTCTCTTCAGATCTCGCGCGCCGCTGGACCCTGGCCGAGATCGCCAAGGAAGTCGGCGTCTCGCCCGTCTATCTCACCCAGGTTTTCCAGCAGGTGGAAGCGACGCCGCTCTATCGCTATCAACTGCGGCTGCGCCTTGCCCGCGCCCTTGACCTTCTTGGAAAATACGAGGATCTCACCGCGCTCGGCCTCGATCTGGGCTTCTCGAGCCACAGCCACTTCAGTGCCTCCTTCAAGCAGGCCTTCGGCCAGACGCCCGCCGAATTTCAACGCTTGGCGCGACTGAGGTGA
- the iolB gene encoding 5-deoxy-glucuronate isomerase, with translation MPNLKVKPNGTNGRVTHVTPENAGWTYVGFDLHRLKPGETASGETGDREVCLVWVSGKGKAKAGTKEFGTLGERMSPFEGSPHALYIPMESTWSVTAETDLELAVCSGPGGGTYEAKAIPPGTHPALTRGKGTNVRYVNNIMPEDDSSAHSLLVVEVITPGGHTSSYPPHKHDQDNLPNESFLEETYYHRLNPPQGFGFQRVYTDDRSLDEVMVLEDGDVTLVPKGYHPCAACHGYDLYYLNVMAGPKRIWKFHNAPEHEWLLKA, from the coding sequence ATGCCCAATCTCAAGGTCAAGCCGAACGGCACGAACGGCCGCGTCACCCATGTCACACCGGAGAATGCCGGCTGGACCTATGTGGGCTTCGACCTCCACCGGCTGAAGCCGGGCGAAACTGCGTCCGGCGAGACCGGCGACCGCGAGGTCTGCCTCGTCTGGGTGAGCGGCAAGGGCAAGGCGAAGGCCGGTACCAAGGAATTCGGTACGCTCGGCGAGCGCATGAGCCCCTTTGAGGGCAGCCCGCATGCGCTTTATATCCCGATGGAATCGACCTGGTCTGTGACGGCCGAGACCGATCTGGAACTCGCCGTCTGCTCAGGCCCGGGCGGCGGCACCTACGAGGCGAAAGCCATCCCGCCGGGCACGCATCCGGCACTCACGCGCGGCAAGGGCACGAATGTCCGCTACGTCAACAACATCATGCCGGAGGACGACAGCTCGGCGCATTCGTTGCTGGTCGTCGAAGTCATCACGCCGGGCGGCCATACGTCTTCCTATCCGCCGCACAAGCACGACCAGGACAACCTGCCGAACGAAAGCTTCCTCGAAGAGACCTATTACCACCGCCTGAACCCGCCCCAGGGCTTCGGCTTCCAGCGCGTCTACACCGATGACCGCTCGCTGGACGAGGTGATGGTGCTGGAAGACGGCGACGTGACGCTGGTGCCGAAGGGCTACCACCCCTGTGCCGCCTGCCACGGCTACGACCTTTACTATCTCAACGTCATGGCCGGTCCGAAGCGCATCTGGAAGTTCCACAATGCGCCCGAGCACGAATGGCTGCTGAAGGCGTAG
- a CDS encoding LysR family transcriptional regulator, with protein MKDANWDDLQLFFHVATAGGLSAAASKTGLSAPTIGRRMLALERATGRALFTRGPTGYLLAKDGTALLERVRLMQEAAQSISDWRGEVLTLPIVSTAADSWTSRFIADHLARIWTPKDRFRMCYKTCDAGVDFTYREAHIAIRHSRPENGNIAIRRSVTVAHAAYQAASFDDDNRNWISLGTDIAITPADKWTFEQPDYWITGWTNTPHMLFHLIRGGAGRGVLPCFIGDAEPGLTRAGPIIEPLTYDMWITAHDDERQRPEVRTVIDRLAALFGESEDLFAGRKSGG; from the coding sequence ATGAAAGACGCGAACTGGGACGATCTTCAACTCTTCTTCCATGTTGCGACCGCCGGAGGACTGTCGGCGGCTGCGTCAAAGACCGGCCTCAGCGCGCCGACAATCGGCCGGCGCATGCTAGCGCTCGAGCGCGCTACGGGCCGCGCGCTCTTCACACGTGGGCCAACCGGCTATCTTCTGGCAAAGGACGGCACGGCGCTTCTGGAGCGCGTGCGCCTGATGCAGGAGGCCGCGCAGTCGATCTCCGACTGGCGCGGCGAAGTGCTGACCCTGCCGATCGTTTCGACGGCTGCCGACAGCTGGACGTCGCGTTTCATCGCCGACCACTTGGCAAGAATCTGGACGCCGAAAGACCGGTTCCGCATGTGCTACAAGACCTGCGACGCGGGCGTCGATTTCACCTATCGCGAAGCGCATATCGCCATCCGGCACAGCCGTCCGGAAAACGGCAATATCGCGATCCGGCGTTCGGTAACGGTAGCGCACGCCGCCTACCAGGCGGCAAGCTTCGACGATGACAACCGCAACTGGATTTCGCTGGGCACCGACATCGCGATCACACCGGCGGACAAATGGACCTTCGAGCAGCCGGACTATTGGATCACCGGCTGGACGAACACGCCACATATGCTCTTCCACCTGATCCGCGGCGGCGCCGGCCGCGGCGTGCTGCCATGCTTCATAGGCGATGCTGAGCCCGGCCTGACGCGCGCCGGACCGATCATCGAGCCGCTCACCTATGACATGTGGATCACGGCGCATGACGACGAGCGCCAGCGTCCGGAGGTGCGCACGGTCATCGACAGGCTTGCGGCGCTTTTCGGCGAGAGCGAGGATTTGTTTGCAGGGCGAAAGAGCGGTGGATGA